The genomic DNA GGTCCACCCGCCGCGCCGGGAATGATGCGCACGTCCTGCGGCCGCAGCCCATGGGCCTCGATGTGCGCGCGCGCCGCGGGGCCGGCGTGGATGCGCAGCGCCTTCATGCGCCCACTTTACTTGCGCAGGCCCTGCAGCTTGGCAAAGGCGGAAGCCATCTGCCCCGAAGGCTGCGGGCTGTTGTCGCGGCGCGGTCCCTGCTGCCCGCGCCCTGCCCCTTCGAAGCGGTTCTCGCGCGGACCATCGCGCCGCGACGGCGCGGCATCGAGCTTCATCGACAGCCCGATGCGCTTGCGCGCGACGTCGACCTCCATCACCTTGACCTTGACGATGTCGCCCGTCTTCACGACCTCGCGCGCATCGTTGACGAACTTGTGCGAGAGCTGGCTCACGTGCACCAGCCCGTCCTGGTGCACGCCGAGGTCGATGAAGGCGCCGAACTGGGCCACGTTGCTCACCGTGCCTTCGAGCACCATGCCTTCGACCAGGTCCTTGATGTCGTCGACACCGTCGTTGAAGCGCGCCACCTTGAAGTCGGGTCGCGGGTCGCGGCCCGGCTTCTCGAGCTCGCCGAGGATGTCCTTGACGGTGATGACGCCGAATTTCTCGTTGGCGAACAGCTCGGGCCGCAGCGTCTTGAGCATCTCGGCGCGGCCCATCAGTTCGGCGATCGGCTTGCCGGTCTTCTCGATCATCTTTTCTACCACCGGGTAGGTTTCCGGATGCACGCCGGTCACGTCGAGCGGATTGGCGCCGCCGCGGATGCGCAGGAAGCCTGCGCTCTGTTCGAAGGTCTTGGCACCGAAGCCGCTCACGTCCAGCAATTGCTGCCGGCTCGCGAACGCACCATTGGCCTCGCGCCAGCGCACCACCGCCTTGGCCACGCTGGCCGACAGGCCCGAGACGCGCGACAGCAGCGGCACGCTCGCGGTGTTGAGGTCGACGCCGACCGAGTTCACGCAGTCCTCGACCACCGCATGCAGCGTGCGCGCGAGCTCGCTCTGGTTCACGTCGTGCTGGTACTGGCCGACGCCGATCGACTTGGGATCGATCTTCACCAGCTCGGCCAGCGGATCCTGCAGCCGGCGTGCGATGCTCGCGGCACCGCGCAGGCTGACATCGACGTCGGGCATTTCCTGCGACGCGAATTCGCTCGCCGAATAGACCGAGGCGCCGGCCTCGCTGACCACCACCTTCTCGACGTTCACCGCCGGCGCGCCGGCCTGCTGCGTCATCTTTGCGAGCAGCTTGATCAGGTCGGCCGCCAGCTTGTCGGTCTCGCGGCTGGCGGTGCCGTTGCCGATCGCGATCAGGTTCACGCCGTGCCTGGCGCACAGTTTGCCGAGCGTGTGCAGCGAGCCTTCCCAATCCTTGCGCGGCTCGTGCGGGAACACGGTGGCGGTCTCGACCAGCTTGCCGGTCGCATCGACCACCGCCACCTTGACGCCGGTACGGATGCCCGGGTCCAGCCCCATCACGACGCGCGGGCCGGCGGGCGCCGCCAGCAGCAGGTCGCGCAGGTTGTCGGCGAAGACCTTGATCGCGACCTTCTCTGCCTCTTCGCGCAGCCGCGTGAAGAGGTCGCGCTCGGTCGACAGCGCGAGCTTGACGCGCCAGGTCCAGGCCACGCACTTGCGGATCAGATCGTCGGCCGGCCGGCCCGCATGACTCCATCCAAGGTGCAGCGCGATCCTGCCTTCGGCGATCGACGGCTTGCCCGGCTCGGGCTCGACCGGCAGCACCAGCTTGGCATCGAGGATGTCCTGCGCGCGGCCGCGGAACACGGCCAGCGCACGGTGCGAAGGCACGCGGCCGATCGGCTCGTCGTAGTCGAAGTAGTCGCGGAACTTGGAGACGTCGGCGTTGTTCTCGTCCTTGCCGCTCATCAGGCTCGACTTGAGAAGGCCCTCGGCCCACAGCCATTCGCGCAGGCGCTGCACCAGCGGCGCATCTTCGGCCCAGCGCTCGGAGAGGATGTCGCGCACGCCGTCGAGCACCAGCGCGACGGTCGAGAAATCGAGACCGTCGGCGGCCGGCTTGACGAAGGCCGCGGCTTCTTCCGCGGGGTTCAGCGTCGGCTCAGCGAAGAGCCTGTCGGCCAGCGGCTCGATGCCGGCCTCGCGCGCCATCTGGCCCTTGGTGCGGCGCCTCGGCTTGTAGGGCAGGTACAGGTCTTCGAGCTCCTGCTTGGTCGGCGCGGCCTCGACCGCGGCGCGCAACTCGGGCGTGAGCTTGCCCTGCTCCTCGATGCTTTTCAGCACGGCGGCGCGGCGGTCTTCGAGTTCGCGCAGATAGGACAGGCGCGCTTCGAGTTCGCGCAGCTGGATGTCGTCGAGGCCGTCGGTCGCCTCCTTGCGATAGCGTGCGATGAAGGGCACGGTGGCACCTCCGTCGAGCAGATCGACGGCGGCCTTCACCTGGTGCTCGCCGACCTTGATCTCGGCCGCGAGCTGGCGAATGATTTTCTGCATGTCTGGAGGAGCGTTCCTGGAGCGCGCCGCCGACGGGCCGGCGACGCAGGGCGGGTAAAGCGCGGAAGTTTGCCATAGGGCCCGCGGCGACAATGGCCCGGCATGCGCATGCTCAAGAAACTCCTGGCCGCACTCGCCGCCGTCCTCCTCGTTCCGATCCTGCTGTTCGAGGAATGGGGTTGGGAACCGCTGGCCCGTGTCGTGGCGCAACTGACCCGCCTGCCCTTGTGGGCGCGCTTCGAACGCTGGCTCAGGTCCCTGCCGCCATGGGCTGCGCTGCTGGCGTTCTTCGTACCGATGGGGGTGTTGTTCCCGATCAAGCTGCTCGGGCTGTTCCTGCTCGGCGAAGGCCACGGACTGAGCGCGCTGTTGCTGCTGTTGGCGGCCAAGGTGATCGGCACCGCGATCGTGGCGCGGCTGTTCCAGCTGCTGGAGCCGACGCTGATGCGCATTCCGCTGTTCGCGCGCTGGTATCCGCGCTGGAAGACCTGGAAGGACCGCATGCTCTCGATCGTGCGCGCGAGCGCGACCTGGCGTGTCGTGCGCCGCCTGAAGGATGGCGCACGCCGCCGGTGGCGCCAATGGCGCGGCACCGCCTGATCCGCTGAATTTTCACCCGGGTAGATTGCCAAGGGGTTTTTGTCCGGGTATTATTCGCGCCCATGTCATCCCCCGCACCCGAATCCACCCTCACCGCTTTCGCGGGATTCCGGCGCATCGCGTCCGGCCCGCGCGCCGAGGTGATCGCCAAGCTGCGCAAGCTGCGCCGCCATGCCGAGGACGCGGCACCCTTCGTGTTCGACGACGCCACGGGCGACCGTCTCGACCTCGATCTGCGCCACGGCCCTGCGCCCGCAGCGGCCGCCACGCCATCCGAAGGACAAACGGCGCGCGGCGTCGGCCGCCCACGCCTGGGCGTGGTGGCGCGCGAGGTCACGCTGTTGCCGCGCCATTGGGAATGGCTCGGCCGCCAGCCCGGCGGCGCCTCGGTGGCGTTGCGGCGCCTGGTCGACGAGGCCCGCCGAGTGCATGCCGGCCGCGACGCCGAACGCGGCGCGCGCGAAGCCACCTACCGCTTCATGACCGCGATCGCGGGCGACCTGCCGGGTTTCGAGGACGCGACCCGCGCGCTCTTCGCCGGCGATCGTTCGCGTTTCGATGAACTCGTCGCGCCCTGGCCCCAGGATTTGCGCACTCACCTTCACAAGCTTGCCGCCGCGGCCTGGAGCGCCGCATCATGAAAGGACCCACCCTGACCCCCGACGCCGCCCTCGACCCCGAAGACATCCAGCACGCCGGCGAGATCGCCGCACCGCCCGCGACGGTGGCCGACCCCGTGCCACCGCCGATCGCGCCGCAAGCCAACGCCAACCGGCACGCCGCAGCGATGGCGTCCAACAAGCCGCTATGGCAGACCTTCCTGCTGTTCCTCGCGCCCATGCTGCTGAGCAACATCCTTCAATCGCTGTCGGGCACGCTCAACAACGTCTACCTCGGTCAGATGATCGGCGTCGGCGCGATGGCGGCGGTGTCGAGCTTCTTTCCGATGATGTTCTTCTTCATCGCCTTCACCATCGGTCTCGGCGCCGGTGCGTCGGTGCTGATCGGCCAGGCCTGGGGCGCGCGCGAACTCGACAAGGCGCGCGCGGTCGCCGGCACCACGCTCACGGTGGGCGTGCTGTTCGGCCTGTGCGTGGCGGTGTTCGGCGGCGCCTTCACGCAGCCGATGCTGGCCGCGCTGGGCACGCCGGCCGACATCCTGCCGGACGCCACGCGCTATGCACGCATCATCCTGATCGCGATGCCGGGCCTGTTCGTGTTCCTGCTTTCGACCGCGATGCTGCGCGGCGTCGGCGACACGGTGGCGCCGCTCTACACGCTCTTGATCTCGACCGGGCTCGGCGTCGTCATCACGCCGGCGCTGATCCGCGGCTGGTTCGGCCTGCCGCAGCTCGGCGTGGCCAGCGGTGCCAGCGCGACCGTGGTCGCGTTCGTGGTGGCGACCACCTGGCTGGCCTTCCATCTACGGCGCAAGAAGAGCCCGCTCGCGCCCGATGCCGATTTCGTTCGGCACCTGCGCGTGCGGCCAAAGCTGCTGCTGGCGGTGCTCAAGGTCGGCGTGCCCACCGGCGTGCAGATGATCGTGGTGTCGCTGGCCGAACTCGTGCTGCTGTCCTTCGTCAACAGCTACGGCTCCAATGCGACGGCGGCCTATGGCGCGGTGAACCAGGTGGTGGCCTACGTGCAGTTCCCGGCGATCTCGATCGCGATCACGGCCTCGATCCTGGGTGCGCAGGCCATCGGCGCCGGACAGGTGCAGCGCCTGGGCGCCATCACGCGCACGGCGCTGCTGATGAACCTGGTGCTCACCGGTGCGCTGGTGCTGCTGGGCTACCTGTTCTCGCGTTCGCTGATGGGCTTCTTCATCACCAGCGATCCGGTGATCGAGGTCGCGCAGACGCTGCTGCACATCATGCTGTGGAGCACGGTGATCTTCGGCATGGGCTCGGCGTTGTCGGGGATCATGCGCGCCAGCGGTTCGGTGCTGGTGCCGACCTCGATCTCGATCTTCTGCATCGCGCTGATCGAGGTGCCGGTGGCGTGGTGGTTCAGCCATCGCATCGGCCTCAACGGCATCTGGATCGCCTACCCGGCGGCCTTCATCTCGATGCTGACGCTGCAGGCCTGCTACTACCGCTTCGTGTGGCGCAAGAAGGCGATCCGCAGGCTGATCTGAGGAGCGCTCAGTACGCGACGTAGGGCCCGGTCCCGCCGGCGGTCGAGGCGCCTTCCAGCGCCGTGAACACGTTGCGTCCGAAGAAGAAGGACAGGCCCCAGTCGAAGCCGTCGATCCCCGGGATGTTGCCGCCGATGTTGTCGAATGCCGTCGCGGTGGGATTGCCGGCGAGCAGCGCCTGGGCGTTGCCGATGCTGAAGTTCACCGTGCCGTTGGTGCCGTTGGTGCCCTGGTTGACCGCGCTCAGCGACTGCGCGGCAGTCGGGCAATAAAGACCCGCTTCGCCCGCGTT from Variovorax sp. PBL-E5 includes the following:
- a CDS encoding Tex family protein; amino-acid sequence: MQKIIRQLAAEIKVGEHQVKAAVDLLDGGATVPFIARYRKEATDGLDDIQLRELEARLSYLRELEDRRAAVLKSIEEQGKLTPELRAAVEAAPTKQELEDLYLPYKPRRRTKGQMAREAGIEPLADRLFAEPTLNPAEEAAAFVKPAADGLDFSTVALVLDGVRDILSERWAEDAPLVQRLREWLWAEGLLKSSLMSGKDENNADVSKFRDYFDYDEPIGRVPSHRALAVFRGRAQDILDAKLVLPVEPEPGKPSIAEGRIALHLGWSHAGRPADDLIRKCVAWTWRVKLALSTERDLFTRLREEAEKVAIKVFADNLRDLLLAAPAGPRVVMGLDPGIRTGVKVAVVDATGKLVETATVFPHEPRKDWEGSLHTLGKLCARHGVNLIAIGNGTASRETDKLAADLIKLLAKMTQQAGAPAVNVEKVVVSEAGASVYSASEFASQEMPDVDVSLRGAASIARRLQDPLAELVKIDPKSIGVGQYQHDVNQSELARTLHAVVEDCVNSVGVDLNTASVPLLSRVSGLSASVAKAVVRWREANGAFASRQQLLDVSGFGAKTFEQSAGFLRIRGGANPLDVTGVHPETYPVVEKMIEKTGKPIAELMGRAEMLKTLRPELFANEKFGVITVKDILGELEKPGRDPRPDFKVARFNDGVDDIKDLVEGMVLEGTVSNVAQFGAFIDLGVHQDGLVHVSQLSHKFVNDAREVVKTGDIVKVKVMEVDVARKRIGLSMKLDAAPSRRDGPRENRFEGAGRGQQGPRRDNSPQPSGQMASAFAKLQGLRK
- a CDS encoding DUF2239 family protein, whose protein sequence is MSSPAPESTLTAFAGFRRIASGPRAEVIAKLRKLRRHAEDAAPFVFDDATGDRLDLDLRHGPAPAAAATPSEGQTARGVGRPRLGVVAREVTLLPRHWEWLGRQPGGASVALRRLVDEARRVHAGRDAERGAREATYRFMTAIAGDLPGFEDATRALFAGDRSRFDELVAPWPQDLRTHLHKLAAAAWSAAS
- a CDS encoding MATE family efflux transporter; the protein is MASNKPLWQTFLLFLAPMLLSNILQSLSGTLNNVYLGQMIGVGAMAAVSSFFPMMFFFIAFTIGLGAGASVLIGQAWGARELDKARAVAGTTLTVGVLFGLCVAVFGGAFTQPMLAALGTPADILPDATRYARIILIAMPGLFVFLLSTAMLRGVGDTVAPLYTLLISTGLGVVITPALIRGWFGLPQLGVASGASATVVAFVVATTWLAFHLRRKKSPLAPDADFVRHLRVRPKLLLAVLKVGVPTGVQMIVVSLAELVLLSFVNSYGSNATAAYGAVNQVVAYVQFPAISIAITASILGAQAIGAGQVQRLGAITRTALLMNLVLTGALVLLGYLFSRSLMGFFITSDPVIEVAQTLLHIMLWSTVIFGMGSALSGIMRASGSVLVPTSISIFCIALIEVPVAWWFSHRIGLNGIWIAYPAAFISMLTLQACYYRFVWRKKAIRRLI